A stretch of the Desulfovibrio porci genome encodes the following:
- a CDS encoding tetratricopeptide repeat protein, whose product MSIVFSLRRFPCRVPAAFLALALILALTAPGGIPAVRATAPADQVQTPPQTQVQTPRPATPPAAPKAAPTRKKKSKTRKKNAAARTAPAAAGAAAGAGATTQTPAPDALSPSQAEETPERDPAPALPEGPAGDAARAYARGDFLTARDIWQKLAEGGDGQAMNNLGVLYDQGQGVEPDTGRALHWFAQSAKAGHPSGMSNYGRMLEQGRGMTANPGEAARWFDLAARQGQPEAQYNLGLLYEQGRGVPRDDKAAAAWYSRAAAQQQTEAMARLGHFYRAGQGVEKNSARAALLLYAAAMNGEDGAIRELEEMAKEGPARPAAVLFGHKLDNTDRAAMRAALKKSGTPASRESDDFICDLYDVRRVVPGAEQMAACYGPGATAPLGFLKIDYAAPDKATAGRILRMVEERFGPPSAGEGDDARLWNLGSVVVATQYAPTHRQMSLMYMVPRVYHLTRRP is encoded by the coding sequence ATGTCCATTGTTTTTTCCCTCCGGCGTTTCCCGTGCCGGGTTCCGGCCGCATTCCTGGCCTTGGCTCTGATCCTGGCGCTGACCGCTCCCGGCGGCATTCCCGCGGTCCGGGCCACCGCTCCGGCGGATCAGGTTCAGACACCGCCCCAGACGCAGGTTCAGACGCCGCGTCCGGCAACGCCTCCCGCCGCTCCCAAGGCCGCGCCGACCCGCAAGAAAAAATCCAAGACACGCAAGAAAAACGCGGCGGCCCGGACCGCTCCGGCGGCAGCCGGTGCCGCCGCCGGAGCGGGCGCGACGACGCAAACACCCGCGCCCGACGCGCTCTCTCCCTCACAGGCGGAAGAAACTCCGGAGCGGGACCCGGCCCCGGCTCTGCCCGAGGGACCGGCGGGCGACGCCGCCCGCGCTTACGCCCGGGGGGATTTCCTCACGGCCAGGGATATCTGGCAAAAACTGGCCGAAGGGGGCGACGGCCAGGCCATGAACAATCTGGGCGTGCTCTATGACCAGGGCCAGGGCGTGGAACCCGACACGGGCCGCGCTTTGCACTGGTTCGCCCAATCGGCCAAGGCCGGGCACCCCTCGGGCATGAGCAATTACGGCCGCATGCTGGAGCAGGGGCGAGGCATGACCGCCAATCCCGGCGAAGCGGCCCGCTGGTTCGATCTGGCGGCCCGCCAGGGCCAGCCGGAAGCCCAGTACAACCTGGGCCTGCTGTATGAGCAGGGTCGGGGCGTGCCGCGGGACGACAAGGCGGCCGCCGCCTGGTACAGCCGGGCCGCGGCCCAGCAGCAGACCGAGGCCATGGCCCGGCTGGGGCATTTCTACCGCGCGGGGCAGGGTGTGGAAAAAAATTCCGCGCGCGCCGCCTTGCTGCTCTACGCAGCGGCTATGAACGGCGAAGACGGAGCCATCCGCGAGCTTGAGGAGATGGCCAAGGAGGGACCGGCCCGGCCGGCCGCCGTGCTCTTCGGCCACAAGCTGGACAATACCGACCGCGCCGCCATGCGCGCGGCCCTGAAAAAATCCGGCACGCCCGCCAGCCGCGAAAGCGACGACTTTATCTGCGACCTCTACGACGTGCGCCGCGTGGTTCCCGGCGCGGAGCAGATGGCCGCCTGTTACGGACCGGGAGCGACCGCGCCGCTGGGTTTTCTGAAAATCGACTATGCCGCGCCGGATAAAGCCACGGCCGGGCGCATCCTGCGCATGGTCGAAGAGCGCTTCGGCCCGCCCTCGGCCGGGGAGGGAGACGACGCCCGGCTCTGGAATCTGGGCTCCGTGGTGGTGGCCACCCAGTACGCGCCTACCCACCGCCAGATGAGCCTGATGTACATGGTGCCGCGCGTCTACCATCTGACCCGGCGGCCATGA
- a CDS encoding tetratricopeptide repeat protein, whose amino-acid sequence MVDDSAKSGLAKRIQVRQIKQTMEKTVAESKNQDKSYGEAVIEYLRDNGQIICISDDNAFIDLLREVVCTRLKMPTGCLTISSNADMLLHTVRQMISTKNAPLLLIEQTLRNRDMTYLLRQLKNGFPELWIIIVTHETNKQRFVLLHESGVDNCIVKPIGVQALLEKIALTIKPHGKLGRVLEWARTLMAQGEHLRALQVCKQALDLKANSAAALLLIGDIFRAMQQYDKACEAYENASRTSSMYLEPLRKLAEVYADTGNTAKQLACLERLDELSPLNVERKLTIGELYLQLNRPENAKKIFDQAMLLSDREATEYVSGVAFRVADVYMDKDPQTAASFLQRGLEAKKGFWGPEDMLTFNRVGILLRRAGKWREAAEEYLKALKVAPNDENLHYNLGMAYLEGKDFEAARSSTLKALALNPDLPRKSSLVASNLATVFVQTGDNMHALPLLRLALEQDPGNGTARDMLAQVGQADQTSRGEN is encoded by the coding sequence ATGGTGGATGACAGCGCGAAAAGCGGCCTTGCGAAGCGTATTCAGGTCAGACAGATCAAACAGACCATGGAAAAAACCGTGGCCGAGAGCAAAAATCAGGACAAGTCCTATGGCGAGGCCGTCATTGAGTATCTGCGCGATAACGGCCAGATCATCTGCATTTCCGACGACAACGCCTTTATAGATCTGCTGCGCGAGGTCGTCTGCACGCGGCTGAAAATGCCCACGGGCTGCCTGACCATCAGCAGCAACGCCGACATGCTGCTGCATACCGTGCGCCAGATGATCTCCACCAAGAACGCGCCCCTGCTGCTCATTGAACAGACTCTCAGAAACCGGGACATGACCTACCTGCTCCGTCAGCTCAAAAACGGCTTCCCGGAGCTGTGGATCATCATCGTCACCCACGAGACCAATAAGCAGCGTTTCGTCCTCCTGCACGAGAGCGGCGTGGACAACTGCATCGTCAAACCCATCGGCGTGCAGGCCCTGCTGGAAAAAATCGCCCTGACCATCAAGCCCCACGGCAAACTGGGCCGGGTGCTGGAATGGGCGCGCACCCTCATGGCCCAGGGCGAACATCTGCGCGCCCTGCAGGTCTGCAAACAGGCGCTGGATCTCAAGGCCAATTCGGCGGCGGCCCTGCTGCTCATCGGCGATATTTTCCGCGCCATGCAGCAATACGACAAGGCCTGCGAAGCCTATGAAAACGCCAGCCGCACCTCTTCCATGTACCTCGAACCCCTGCGCAAGCTGGCGGAAGTTTACGCGGATACCGGCAATACGGCCAAACAGCTGGCATGCCTGGAGCGGCTGGACGAACTCTCGCCCCTGAACGTGGAACGCAAGCTGACCATCGGCGAACTCTACCTCCAGCTGAACCGCCCGGAAAACGCCAAGAAAATTTTTGACCAGGCCATGCTTCTCTCGGACCGCGAAGCCACGGAATACGTCTCGGGCGTGGCCTTCCGGGTGGCTGACGTCTATATGGACAAGGATCCGCAGACCGCAGCCTCCTTTTTGCAGCGCGGCCTGGAGGCCAAGAAGGGATTCTGGGGTCCGGAAGATATGCTCACCTTCAACCGCGTGGGCATTCTGTTGCGCCGCGCCGGCAAATGGCGCGAAGCCGCCGAGGAATATCTCAAGGCCCTGAAGGTGGCCCCCAACGACGAAAACCTGCACTACAACCTGGGCATGGCCTATCTGGAAGGCAAAGACTTCGAAGCCGCCCGCTCCTCCACGCTCAAGGCCCTGGCCCTCAACCCGGACCTGCCGCGCAAATCCTCTCTGGTCGCCAGCAACCTGGCCACGGTCTTCGTACAAACCGGCGACAACATGCACGCGCTGCCGCTGTTGCGTCTGGCTCTGGAGCAGGACCCTGGCAACGGCACGGCCAGGGACATGCTGGCCCAGGTCGGCCAGGCGGACCAGACCAGCCGGGGAGAAAACTGA
- a CDS encoding alkyl/aryl-sulfatase translates to MSLFHYVLLAAAGLACLFFDAGAAHAISQTASPGQMAEKPATAATRAVNEAVAGELDFNDRQDYEDAQRGFIAPLPDQGRIVDKSGRETWSLEKYAFLAPAMSRDMPPSRIMPTPAPDTVNPSLWRQSQLVLRDGLYQVTERIYQVRNADLSNMTIIEGDTGLIVADPLISAENAAAALHLYYEHRPRKPVKTVIYSHSHVDHYGGVLGVTTEKDVKSGAVQIIAPEGFLRAAMSENVMAGTAMGRRAQYMYGELLPPSPTGHVGAGLGLKNSSGATGLIPPTRTIARSGERLALDGLTFVFLLAPNTEAPAEMHWYIPELKALTAAENCTHTMHNLYTLRGAKTRDPLSWCRAINETLAQWGNEAEVLYSMHHWPVWGNARVRQTLALTSDLYRYINDQTLHLANQGQTMLEIAENLRLPPELNRIFGLRGYYGSLNHNVKAVYNFYLGWFDGNPAHLHSLPPREAARKYVEYMGGAGAVVQRARKDFEQGRYRWVAQVLNHVIFADPGNTEARALAADALEQLGYQAESGPWRNFYLSGARDLRGLPPARDKNAAQKSNSQSRAMTPDLYFDYLGVRLNAQRAEGHRLSLRMNVSDLEQIWNLRLGNSVLHARLSTDDPDAGIEPDVTLTADMPTVMALFEKRLPLDQAVKRGMIQGDRQTLTELLGLLDSFTPDFPLVLPGKE, encoded by the coding sequence CCGCCACGCGCGCGGTCAACGAAGCTGTGGCCGGAGAGCTGGATTTCAACGACCGGCAGGACTATGAGGACGCCCAGCGCGGCTTCATCGCCCCCCTGCCGGATCAGGGCCGCATTGTGGACAAAAGCGGCCGGGAAACCTGGAGCCTGGAAAAATACGCCTTTCTGGCCCCGGCCATGAGCCGGGACATGCCGCCCTCCCGCATCATGCCCACGCCCGCGCCGGACACGGTGAATCCCAGCCTCTGGCGGCAGTCGCAACTGGTGTTGCGCGACGGCCTGTACCAGGTCACGGAGCGCATCTATCAGGTGCGCAACGCGGACCTTTCCAATATGACCATTATTGAGGGCGACACGGGCCTGATTGTGGCGGACCCGCTGATTTCCGCCGAAAACGCGGCCGCCGCCCTGCATCTCTATTACGAGCACCGGCCGCGCAAGCCCGTGAAGACGGTCATCTATTCGCACAGCCATGTGGACCACTATGGCGGCGTGCTGGGCGTGACCACGGAAAAGGACGTCAAAAGCGGCGCGGTGCAGATCATCGCGCCCGAGGGTTTTCTGCGCGCGGCCATGTCCGAAAACGTCATGGCCGGCACGGCCATGGGCCGCCGGGCCCAGTACATGTACGGCGAACTGCTGCCGCCGTCGCCCACCGGCCATGTGGGCGCGGGGCTGGGCCTGAAGAATTCCTCCGGCGCGACCGGGCTCATCCCGCCCACGCGCACCATCGCCCGGAGCGGCGAACGCCTTGCGCTGGACGGCCTGACCTTTGTCTTCCTCCTGGCTCCCAATACCGAGGCTCCGGCGGAAATGCACTGGTACATTCCCGAACTCAAAGCCCTGACCGCCGCCGAGAATTGCACCCACACCATGCACAATCTCTACACCCTGCGCGGGGCCAAGACGCGCGATCCCCTGAGCTGGTGCCGCGCCATCAACGAAACCCTGGCCCAGTGGGGCAATGAGGCCGAAGTGCTCTACAGCATGCATCACTGGCCGGTTTGGGGCAACGCGCGGGTACGCCAAACTCTGGCCCTGACCAGCGACCTCTACCGTTACATCAACGATCAGACCCTGCATCTGGCCAATCAGGGCCAGACCATGCTGGAAATCGCGGAAAACCTGCGACTGCCGCCGGAGCTGAATCGCATTTTCGGCCTGCGCGGCTATTACGGCAGCCTGAACCACAACGTCAAAGCCGTGTACAATTTCTATCTGGGCTGGTTTGACGGCAATCCCGCGCATCTGCACTCCCTGCCGCCGCGCGAGGCTGCCCGCAAGTACGTGGAATACATGGGCGGGGCCGGGGCCGTCGTGCAGCGCGCCCGCAAGGATTTCGAGCAGGGCCGGTACCGCTGGGTGGCCCAGGTGCTGAATCACGTGATCTTTGCCGATCCCGGCAATACGGAGGCCCGCGCGCTGGCGGCGGACGCCCTGGAACAGCTGGGCTATCAGGCGGAAAGCGGCCCCTGGCGCAATTTCTATCTCAGCGGCGCGCGGGATCTGCGCGGCCTGCCTCCGGCCAGGGACAAAAACGCGGCGCAGAAGAGCAACAGCCAGTCGCGGGCCATGACTCCGGATCTCTATTTCGACTATCTGGGCGTGCGTCTCAATGCCCAACGGGCTGAAGGCCACAGGCTCAGCCTGCGGATGAACGTGTCCGATCTGGAGCAGATCTGGAATCTGCGGCTGGGCAACAGCGTGTTGCACGCCCGTCTGAGCACGGACGACCCCGACGCGGGGATCGAACCGGACGTCACACTGACCGCCGACATGCCCACGGTCATGGCCCTGTTTGAAAAACGTCTGCCCCTGGATCAGGCCGTAAAGCGGGGCATGATCCAGGGTGACCGCCAGACCCTGACGGAACTGCTGGGCCTGCTGGACAGCTTCACCCCCGACTTTCCTCTGGTATTGCCCGGAAAGGAATAA